One genomic segment of Kiritimatiella glycovorans includes these proteins:
- the argB gene encoding acetylglutamate kinase, producing MHQAIEKANVLIEALPYIQRFRGQCVVVKFGGSIMENEAGVRAILEDVAFMECVGLRPVIVHGGGAAISRRMREAHVQPRFVRGLRVSDEQVIRVVEEVLNREVNPHLVRILQGYGGKARGIHGEDILRVQKHTEEHEGETFDWGYVGNVTKVDTEPVKAYLNSEIIPVVTPLGRGPDGMLYNINADEAANAVARALPARKLVFLTDVPGVLRDPDDPHSLISTLSVGEVQHLIDRGVIAGGMMPKVRGAVDSIAAGIRKTHIIDSSLPHSLLLELFTDRGVGTEIVP from the coding sequence ATGCATCAGGCGATTGAAAAGGCGAATGTGCTGATCGAGGCGCTGCCGTACATCCAGCGTTTCCGCGGACAGTGCGTCGTGGTCAAGTTCGGCGGCAGTATCATGGAGAACGAAGCCGGGGTGCGCGCTATCCTGGAGGATGTGGCTTTCATGGAGTGCGTAGGGCTCCGGCCCGTGATCGTACACGGCGGCGGGGCCGCGATCTCGCGCAGGATGCGCGAGGCGCATGTCCAGCCCCGGTTCGTCCGCGGATTGCGCGTCAGCGACGAGCAGGTCATCCGCGTCGTGGAGGAGGTGCTCAACCGTGAAGTGAACCCGCATTTGGTGCGCATTCTGCAGGGGTACGGGGGCAAGGCACGGGGCATCCACGGCGAGGATATCCTCCGGGTTCAGAAACACACCGAGGAGCACGAAGGCGAAACGTTCGACTGGGGCTATGTCGGCAATGTGACCAAAGTCGATACGGAACCCGTCAAGGCCTATCTCAATTCGGAGATCATCCCGGTCGTCACCCCGCTCGGCCGCGGGCCGGACGGCATGCTCTATAACATCAACGCCGATGAGGCCGCCAACGCGGTCGCGCGCGCCCTTCCGGCTCGCAAGCTGGTGTTCCTGACCGACGTGCCCGGCGTGCTGCGCGATCCGGATGATCCGCATTCACTGATTTCCACGCTCTCGGTCGGCGAAGTGCAGCACCTGATCGACCGCGGGGTTATCGCGGGCGGCATGATGCCGAAGGTCCGCGGGGCCGTCGATTCGATTGCCGCCGGCATCCGCAAGACGCACATCATCGATTCCAGTCTGCCGCATTCGCTGTTGCTCGAACTGTTCACCGACCGCGGGGTGGGCACGGAAATCGTGCCGTGA
- a CDS encoding aspartate aminotransferase family protein codes for MMNTEDIRRMHREYVMSTYAPGLALVRGEGVRVYDAEDHEYLDFLAGIAVTNLGHAHPRYVEAIREQAGRLVHVSNLYYNEHQPRLARDLVERSGFEVGKCFFCNSGAEANEGLIKLARLWGHDQGRYEVVSMRGSFHGRTLATLTATGQDKVQKGFAPLPQGFRYAEFNDPASCREQIGPETAAVLVEAIQGEGGVRPAHRGYLRQLRKICDEEGVLLLMDEVQCGMGRTGRWFGFQHYGVQPDAFALAKGLGNGFPMGAVVAGAKLADVFHPGHHATTFGGTPLACAAARAVIEVIETEGLIENAGRMGHMLVEGLCSIAADHPRWIEEVRGLGLMVGLVLDRPAAPLQKKLQEKGLLALATAGKVLRFLPPLIVGEDDVRRALEITAAACDELEQEGTEASR; via the coding sequence ATGATGAACACCGAAGATATCAGGCGCATGCACCGGGAATATGTCATGTCCACCTACGCGCCGGGGCTGGCGCTGGTGCGCGGCGAGGGCGTACGGGTGTACGACGCCGAAGATCACGAGTACCTCGATTTCCTCGCGGGTATCGCCGTCACCAATCTCGGCCACGCCCACCCCCGCTACGTCGAGGCCATTCGCGAACAGGCCGGACGCCTCGTTCACGTGTCGAATCTCTACTATAATGAGCATCAGCCGCGGCTCGCCCGCGACCTGGTGGAACGCAGCGGATTTGAGGTCGGCAAATGCTTCTTCTGCAATTCGGGCGCGGAGGCGAACGAGGGGCTCATTAAACTGGCACGGCTCTGGGGCCACGATCAGGGGCGCTACGAGGTCGTCAGCATGCGCGGCTCGTTCCACGGCCGGACGCTTGCAACCCTTACCGCCACCGGACAGGACAAGGTCCAGAAGGGGTTCGCACCGCTGCCGCAGGGATTCCGCTACGCGGAGTTCAACGATCCCGCCTCCTGCCGCGAACAGATCGGACCGGAGACGGCGGCGGTGCTGGTCGAAGCCATCCAGGGCGAGGGCGGGGTGCGGCCGGCGCACCGCGGGTATCTCCGGCAGCTCCGTAAAATCTGCGATGAAGAAGGCGTGCTGCTGCTGATGGATGAGGTGCAGTGCGGGATGGGACGCACCGGGCGCTGGTTCGGCTTTCAGCATTACGGCGTTCAGCCCGACGCCTTCGCGCTTGCCAAAGGGCTGGGTAACGGCTTCCCGATGGGAGCGGTCGTCGCGGGCGCGAAGCTCGCGGACGTCTTCCATCCCGGCCACCACGCCACGACGTTCGGCGGCACGCCGCTGGCCTGCGCCGCCGCGCGCGCGGTGATCGAAGTGATCGAAACTGAAGGACTCATCGAAAACGCCGGGCGCATGGGCCACATGCTGGTTGAAGGCCTGTGTTCCATCGCCGCGGATCACCCCCGCTGGATCGAGGAGGTGCGCGGGCTCGGCCTGATGGTGGGCCTTGTGCTCGACCGCCCCGCGGCGCCGCTGCAGAAGAAACTTCAGGAGAAGGGATTGCTCGCGCTCGCCACGGCGGGTAAGGTGCTCCGCTTCCTCCCGCCGCTGATCGTGGGAGAGGATGATGTGCGCCGTGCGCTGGAGATCACGGCCGCGGCGTGTGATGAACTTGAACAGGAAGGCACGGAGGCATCCCGATGA
- a CDS encoding argininosuccinate synthase, with protein MKVVLAYSGGLDTSIILKWLQEEYDAEVIAYAADVGQEEELDGLPEKAKNTGASKCYVEDLREEFARDFVYPMIRAGAVYESGYLLGTSIARPLIAKRHIEIAREQGAEAVAHGATGKGNDQVRFELTFYALEPGIKVIAPWRNEGFFQSRTEMMQYAEQHGIPIPVSAEKPYSMDRNLLHISYEGGVLEDPWNAPPKDMFLLTTDPEDAPDGAEEITIDFERGDAVALDGERLEPLPLMQKLNGIAGRHGVGRIDLVENRFVGMKSRGVYETPAGTVLHRAREAVEQITMDREVLHQRDAIMPRYAELVYNGFWFAPEREMLQAAMDRAAQTVTGTARVKLYKGSCTVTGRRAERSLYDADIASFEAGGDYDQADANGFIRLNALRLRVGSLKEQDAKG; from the coding sequence ATGAAAGTCGTACTGGCGTATTCCGGAGGACTCGACACCTCGATCATTCTGAAGTGGCTGCAGGAGGAGTACGACGCGGAAGTCATCGCCTACGCCGCCGACGTCGGCCAGGAGGAGGAACTCGACGGGCTGCCGGAAAAGGCGAAAAACACCGGCGCGTCGAAGTGCTACGTGGAAGACCTGCGCGAGGAATTCGCCCGCGATTTCGTTTACCCGATGATCCGGGCCGGCGCGGTCTACGAATCGGGCTACCTGCTGGGCACTTCGATCGCCCGCCCGCTCATCGCCAAGCGCCATATCGAGATCGCCCGCGAACAGGGGGCCGAGGCCGTGGCCCACGGGGCGACGGGCAAAGGCAACGACCAGGTTCGCTTCGAACTGACCTTTTACGCGCTCGAACCCGGGATCAAGGTGATCGCCCCCTGGCGGAACGAGGGGTTTTTCCAGTCGCGCACGGAGATGATGCAGTACGCTGAACAACACGGCATCCCGATTCCGGTCAGCGCGGAAAAGCCCTACAGCATGGACCGCAATCTCCTGCACATCTCTTATGAGGGCGGAGTGCTCGAGGACCCGTGGAACGCCCCGCCGAAGGATATGTTCCTGCTGACGACCGACCCCGAGGACGCGCCCGACGGGGCGGAGGAAATTACGATCGACTTCGAGCGCGGCGATGCGGTGGCACTCGACGGCGAGCGGCTCGAGCCTCTGCCGCTGATGCAGAAGCTCAACGGGATCGCGGGCCGACACGGGGTCGGGCGGATCGACCTGGTCGAAAACCGCTTCGTGGGTATGAAGAGCCGCGGCGTGTACGAGACGCCCGCCGGCACAGTGCTGCACCGCGCCCGCGAGGCGGTGGAGCAGATTACCATGGACCGCGAGGTGCTCCACCAGCGCGACGCCATCATGCCGCGTTATGCCGAGCTGGTGTATAACGGATTCTGGTTCGCCCCCGAACGCGAGATGCTGCAGGCGGCGATGGACAGGGCGGCGCAGACGGTAACCGGTACGGCGCGCGTGAAGCTCTACAAGGGATCCTGTACCGTGACCGGCCGCCGTGCCGAACGCTCGCTCTACGATGCCGATATCGCCAGCTTCGAGGCCGGCGGCGATTACGATCAGGCCGACGCGAACGGCTTTATTCGACTCAACGCCCTGCGCCTGCGCGTGGGATCGTTGAAAGAGCAGGATGCAAAAGGCTGA
- the lysA gene encoding diaminopimelate decarboxylase — MNAFEYRNGELHAEDCALNALAEEYGTPLYVYSRTHFEHQYRRLAAALKDADPLLCYSVKGCSTGAILELFRGMGAGLDVVSGGELFRGLRAGFDAEKIVFAGVGKTVDEIRYAIEQGVGFFTVESEPELERIAHVEGELKKSARVAIRVNPDIDPGTHEYTCTGKGDTKFGVDPATARRLSLRAIEHDALRLVGLHTHLGSPLMSVDPYEKALEVIRPLCRELKERGPHFRRLDLGGGLGIPYRPEEEPFDLDRFAKMANAAVGELGLQLVLEPGRFLSGGAGVLLTRVQYVKPHPSKTFLIGDAAMNDLLRPALYDAWHGVNAVRQTGETVCGDLVGPVCETGDFLARDRELPAAEAGDLLAVMNAGAYGYTMASNYNSRPRPAEVLVEGSSARLIRRRETWDDLVRGEE; from the coding sequence ATGAACGCATTTGAATACCGCAACGGCGAGCTGCACGCAGAGGACTGCGCGCTGAACGCGCTGGCGGAGGAGTACGGAACTCCGCTGTACGTCTACTCCAGAACGCATTTCGAGCACCAGTACCGTCGCCTGGCCGCGGCCCTCAAGGATGCAGACCCCCTGCTTTGCTACTCGGTAAAGGGATGCAGCACGGGGGCGATCCTCGAGCTGTTCCGTGGAATGGGGGCCGGGCTGGATGTCGTTTCCGGAGGAGAACTGTTCCGCGGACTGCGCGCAGGCTTTGATGCGGAGAAGATCGTATTCGCCGGGGTCGGCAAGACGGTCGACGAGATCCGCTACGCCATAGAGCAGGGGGTAGGGTTCTTCACCGTCGAGTCGGAGCCGGAGCTGGAGCGCATCGCTCACGTGGAGGGTGAACTCAAAAAAAGCGCCCGCGTCGCGATCCGGGTGAATCCGGATATCGACCCCGGTACGCATGAGTACACGTGCACCGGTAAAGGCGACACCAAATTCGGCGTGGATCCGGCCACCGCCCGACGCCTCTCGCTGCGTGCGATCGAACACGATGCGCTGCGGCTGGTCGGTCTGCACACGCACCTCGGCTCGCCGCTGATGAGCGTGGATCCCTATGAGAAGGCCCTCGAGGTGATCCGGCCGCTCTGCCGCGAACTGAAGGAGCGCGGGCCGCACTTCCGGCGTCTCGATCTCGGCGGCGGTCTCGGCATTCCCTACCGGCCGGAGGAAGAGCCGTTCGATCTGGACCGTTTCGCGAAGATGGCCAACGCGGCCGTCGGCGAACTCGGCCTGCAGCTGGTACTGGAGCCGGGCCGGTTTCTCAGCGGGGGGGCAGGCGTACTGCTTACGCGGGTTCAGTACGTCAAGCCGCACCCGTCGAAGACATTTCTGATCGGTGATGCGGCGATGAACGATCTGCTGCGTCCGGCGCTGTACGACGCCTGGCACGGGGTGAACGCCGTGCGGCAGACCGGGGAAACGGTGTGCGGCGATCTCGTCGGTCCCGTGTGCGAGACGGGGGATTTCCTGGCCCGCGACCGCGAACTTCCGGCTGCTGAGGCGGGCGATCTGCTGGCCGTCATGAATGCCGGGGCCTACGGCTATACCATGGCCTCGAATTACAACAGCCGCCCGCGCCCCGCTGAGGTGCTCGTGGAGGGCTCTTCCGCCCGGCTGATCCGCCGCCGGGAGACCTGGGACGACCTCGTCCGCGGCGAAGAGTAA
- the dapA gene encoding 4-hydroxy-tetrahydrodipicolinate synthase — MFEGMYTALVTPFAQDGSVDYGALDRLVDAQIEGGVDGIVPVGTTGESPTLDPEEHMAVIEHVVQRADGKAKVIAGTGANSTAEALELTRRAIDLGVDGTLQVTPYYNKPSQAGLIRHFTAIADLGTPVVLYNVPGRTGREIAVPTVAELSKHPQITAQKDAGGSVDRVSEIVRECEIEVLSGDDALALPMMAVGGVGVISVAANLIPGPMTEMIRAALEGDFETALALHLRYHRLFSHMFLNSNPIPVKAALAMMGWIEEVYRLPLCEIDAENRRVLEATMREVDLVH, encoded by the coding sequence ATGTTTGAGGGAATGTATACCGCACTGGTGACGCCGTTCGCGCAGGACGGTTCGGTCGATTACGGGGCGCTGGACCGCCTCGTGGACGCCCAGATCGAAGGCGGCGTGGACGGTATCGTACCCGTCGGCACAACCGGCGAATCGCCGACCCTCGATCCGGAAGAGCATATGGCCGTGATCGAGCATGTCGTGCAGCGTGCGGACGGGAAAGCAAAAGTCATCGCCGGCACCGGTGCCAACTCCACGGCGGAGGCGCTGGAACTCACGCGCCGGGCGATCGATCTCGGGGTCGACGGGACCCTCCAGGTCACCCCCTATTACAACAAGCCCAGCCAGGCGGGTTTGATCCGCCACTTTACCGCGATCGCCGATCTCGGCACCCCGGTGGTGCTCTATAACGTTCCGGGGCGCACCGGTCGCGAGATCGCCGTGCCCACCGTCGCGGAACTCTCGAAGCATCCGCAGATCACAGCACAGAAAGACGCCGGCGGATCGGTCGACCGCGTCAGTGAGATCGTCCGCGAGTGCGAGATCGAGGTCCTGTCCGGCGACGACGCCCTGGCCCTTCCCATGATGGCCGTCGGCGGAGTGGGCGTGATCAGCGTCGCGGCCAATCTCATCCCGGGTCCGATGACGGAGATGATTCGCGCCGCGCTGGAGGGCGACTTCGAAACCGCCCTGGCGCTGCACCTGCGCTATCACCGCCTCTTCAGCCACATGTTCCTCAACAGCAACCCGATCCCCGTCAAGGCGGCACTGGCGATGATGGGGTGGATCGAAGAGGTCTATCGCCTGCCGTTGTGCGAGATCGATGCGGAGAACCGCAGAGTGCTCGAGGCTACTATGCGGGAGGTCGACCTCGTCCACTAA
- the dapB gene encoding 4-hydroxy-tetrahydrodipicolinate reductase — protein sequence MGSEQQSIKRVVVLGAAGRMGRAIIRSLVEEKVPGLELAGAVDLWDASGLGEDAGVVSGTRAAGVSMGSDLAAVTPDAEVVIDFSSHVATSGNAERIAEWGCGWVIGTTGLNDEEMDAVRAAAHKVPVVMAGNMSLGINLLCTLIEAGAKALRGRGYDVEVVERHHRRKKDAPSGTALMLARSAAEGCGWDLDQVRRDGRSGHTGERPDKEIGIHAVRGGGIVGEHTLTFAGEGEVLEFTHRALSRETFALGALQAAKWLEGRDPGLYSMRDVLGV from the coding sequence ATGGGCAGTGAGCAACAATCGATAAAGAGGGTCGTGGTTTTGGGTGCGGCGGGGCGGATGGGACGAGCCATCATCCGCTCGCTGGTCGAGGAGAAGGTGCCCGGGCTCGAGCTGGCCGGAGCCGTAGATTTGTGGGACGCGTCGGGGCTTGGCGAAGACGCCGGCGTCGTGTCAGGGACCCGGGCAGCGGGGGTCAGCATGGGAAGCGACCTGGCGGCGGTAACGCCGGATGCGGAGGTCGTGATTGATTTCAGCTCGCATGTGGCCACCTCGGGCAATGCGGAACGCATCGCCGAATGGGGATGCGGCTGGGTCATCGGGACCACGGGTCTAAACGACGAAGAGATGGATGCCGTCAGGGCCGCGGCACACAAGGTGCCCGTCGTCATGGCGGGCAACATGAGCCTCGGGATCAACCTGCTCTGCACGCTCATTGAAGCGGGTGCGAAGGCCCTGCGCGGACGCGGGTACGATGTGGAGGTGGTCGAGCGCCATCATCGGCGCAAGAAGGACGCCCCCAGCGGAACCGCGCTCATGCTCGCGCGCAGCGCCGCCGAAGGCTGCGGCTGGGATCTCGACCAAGTTCGCCGCGACGGCCGCAGCGGTCATACGGGCGAGCGTCCCGACAAGGAGATCGGGATCCATGCCGTGCGCGGCGGCGGGATCGTCGGCGAACACACCCTGACCTTTGCCGGCGAGGGCGAGGTTCTGGAGTTCACGCACCGGGCTCTCAGCCGCGAGACCTTCGCGCTGGGTGCGCTCCAGGCGGCAAAGTGGCTCGAAGGCCGCGATCCGGGTCTGTACTCGATGAGGGACGTACTGGGGGTCTGA
- a CDS encoding zf-HC2 domain-containing protein has translation MNHQKARRWILLEQSGELGGRKRRRLEAHLEDCAECRAFRAMAGRIESCVTDPPGPSVPTLQAVRAEGRRAAPRPAHPVLRPVLAAAMSVLLLAGAGIWISHQAGYTSPDASTAEVIESLYEEYAQPASAGGLIDETLSELDPAMVWFFEGDTAVTDG, from the coding sequence ATGAATCATCAGAAGGCCCGGAGATGGATCCTGCTCGAACAAAGCGGCGAACTGGGCGGCCGGAAACGGAGACGACTCGAGGCCCATCTGGAGGACTGCGCGGAATGCCGGGCCTTCCGGGCGATGGCCGGACGGATCGAATCCTGCGTCACCGATCCCCCCGGGCCGTCCGTTCCGACCCTTCAGGCCGTCCGGGCCGAAGGCCGGCGCGCCGCGCCCCGGCCGGCCCACCCGGTTCTCAGGCCCGTCCTCGCCGCGGCGATGAGTGTGCTGCTGCTCGCCGGAGCCGGAATCTGGATCTCGCATCAGGCGGGATACACCTCGCCGGATGCGTCCACGGCCGAGGTGATCGAATCGCTCTACGAGGAATACGCCCAGCCGGCATCCGCCGGGGGCCTCATTGACGAGACGCTGAGCGAACTCGACCCGGCGATGGTCTGGTTTTTCGAGGGCGACACCGCCGTGACGGACGGATGA
- a CDS encoding sigma-70 family RNA polymerase sigma factor, producing the protein MPETSEQELIGAYRKGDVEALGELVERYRKPLYGFIVRMARDPDEADEIFQEVWSKAIRNWSKFKGGKLLSWLFRIARNGVIDRRRKKKADCSLQQPLGESEGSTLTLDQVVAADGPGPDDDADSAELERRIAAAAEHLPDDQREVFWMRMQSGLPFREIARIQGCSINTALARMQYALNKLRVELDEVYREYGGAA; encoded by the coding sequence GTGCCGGAGACGAGCGAACAGGAACTGATCGGGGCCTATCGCAAGGGCGATGTTGAGGCACTGGGCGAACTGGTCGAACGGTACAGGAAACCGCTGTACGGTTTCATCGTCCGTATGGCGCGCGACCCGGACGAAGCGGACGAGATCTTCCAGGAGGTCTGGTCCAAGGCCATTCGAAACTGGTCGAAGTTCAAGGGCGGAAAGCTGCTGAGCTGGCTGTTCCGGATCGCGCGCAACGGAGTGATCGACCGTCGGCGCAAAAAGAAGGCGGACTGCTCGCTCCAGCAGCCGCTGGGAGAGTCGGAAGGGTCGACGCTGACCCTCGATCAGGTGGTCGCCGCCGACGGCCCGGGACCGGATGACGACGCGGATTCGGCGGAGCTGGAACGGCGGATCGCGGCGGCGGCGGAGCACCTGCCGGACGATCAGCGCGAGGTGTTCTGGATGCGAATGCAGTCGGGGCTGCCGTTCAGGGAGATCGCCCGCATACAGGGATGCTCGATCAATACGGCCCTGGCGCGCATGCAGTACGCGCTGAATAAACTGCGCGTCGAACTGGACGAAGTATACCGCGAGTACGGAGGTGCGGCATGA
- a CDS encoding excinuclease ABC subunit UvrC, which yields MNWPESIRRKLDALPDRPGVYLMRDRRGKIIYVGKAASLRKRVRSYFRPSTMRRGDPKLRGLIRSIADFDVLELRTEAEATLTEGNLIKEYRPRYNALFKDDKRFLLLRVHPGEPYPRFDTCRIRRDDGARYFGPYASSSAAYAAKEFLEARFGLRLCRPRVPDRETYRHCHNDVIRRCSAPCIGRITPEEYQRRVEESCAFLRGERPELLRELRAQMEAAAEGQHYESAAALRDLLKLVTRAVRERARVRRTPALQEETARQGLRELAVALKLPHPPDVIECFDISNISGTYAVAALVAAVDGRPVPQRYRRFRIRTVEGADDPRMMAEAVRRRYSRLAREGSSMPGLVLVDGGITQLRAARRALHELDLGGLVVAGLAKRYEELYTNAESAAETVRLPGDSAALEVIRRIRDEAHRFAIAYHRRLRGRRIRESVLDDIEGIGPRKKEQLLRHFGSFQRLKKADEKELADAPGIGPHTAKLIRTELERLSRNP from the coding sequence ATGAACTGGCCCGAGTCCATTCGCAGGAAACTCGACGCGCTGCCCGACCGGCCGGGAGTCTACCTTATGCGCGACCGGCGGGGGAAGATCATCTACGTCGGCAAGGCGGCGTCGTTGCGCAAACGCGTGCGGAGTTACTTCCGCCCCAGTACGATGCGCCGCGGCGATCCGAAGCTGCGCGGACTGATCCGCTCCATCGCCGACTTCGACGTCCTGGAGCTCAGGACCGAGGCCGAGGCCACGCTCACCGAGGGCAATCTCATCAAGGAATACCGCCCGCGCTACAACGCGCTGTTCAAGGACGACAAGCGATTCCTGCTGCTTCGCGTCCATCCCGGCGAACCGTATCCGCGGTTCGACACCTGCCGCATCCGTCGCGACGACGGCGCGCGCTACTTCGGCCCCTACGCGTCGTCCTCCGCCGCCTATGCCGCGAAGGAATTCCTCGAAGCGCGTTTCGGACTGCGCCTCTGCCGTCCGCGCGTGCCCGACCGGGAGACCTACCGGCACTGTCACAACGACGTCATTCGCCGCTGCTCCGCCCCGTGCATCGGCCGGATCACCCCGGAGGAATACCAGCGGCGGGTCGAGGAGTCCTGCGCCTTCCTGCGCGGCGAACGCCCGGAACTGCTGCGCGAGCTGCGGGCGCAGATGGAGGCCGCCGCGGAAGGGCAGCACTACGAGTCCGCCGCCGCCCTGCGCGACCTGCTGAAGCTCGTCACCCGCGCCGTGCGCGAACGCGCGCGGGTGCGCCGGACGCCGGCGCTGCAGGAGGAAACCGCGCGGCAGGGACTGCGCGAACTGGCGGTCGCCCTGAAACTGCCGCACCCCCCGGACGTGATCGAATGCTTCGACATCTCCAATATATCCGGCACCTACGCCGTCGCCGCCCTGGTCGCCGCCGTCGACGGCCGGCCCGTGCCGCAGCGATACCGCCGCTTCCGCATCCGCACCGTCGAGGGTGCCGACGATCCCCGCATGATGGCCGAGGCCGTGCGCCGACGCTACTCGAGGCTGGCGCGCGAGGGCTCGTCGATGCCCGGCCTGGTGCTCGTGGACGGCGGGATCACCCAGCTCCGCGCCGCGCGGCGGGCGCTGCACGAGCTGGACCTCGGCGGTCTCGTCGTCGCCGGCCTCGCAAAACGATACGAGGAACTCTATACGAATGCGGAAAGCGCCGCCGAAACCGTACGGCTTCCCGGCGACAGCGCGGCGCTGGAGGTCATCCGGCGCATCCGCGACGAGGCCCACCGGTTCGCCATCGCCTACCACCGCCGGCTGCGCGGCCGCCGCATCAGGGAGTCCGTGCTCGACGACATCGAGGGCATCGGCCCGAGAAAGAAGGAACAGCTGCTCCGCCATTTCGGTTCCTTCCAGCGCCTGAAAAAGGCGGACGAAAAGGAACTCGCCGATGCTCCCGGCATCGGTCCGCATACGGCCAAACTCATCCGTACCGAACTCGAGCGGCTCAGCCGGAACCCTTGA
- a CDS encoding YdcF family protein — protein sequence MYVLKKAVSPFLDPLALGLLVLLAGLIGGWKTVRRGARIAAWTGWLMLAAAGTDPGAAFLLKPLEQAYPVFEPGRAGVSYVVVLGAGQSFYKNHPPTSVIHPEGVVRLTEGVRLCRELTDATLVLCGGETGPGPAEAEMMKRLAIDLGADPGRILLESESLDTDDQARRLAPMLGGERFALVTSARHLPRAVMLCRAQGLRPVPAPTAHITAGGGGLRWHGWVPSSGALQSSAAALHEYIGLAWETLCAQRLRRTPPRNP from the coding sequence ATGTACGTCCTGAAGAAGGCGGTGTCCCCGTTTCTGGACCCTCTGGCGCTGGGACTGCTGGTGTTGCTGGCGGGGCTGATCGGCGGATGGAAGACGGTCCGGCGCGGAGCTCGCATCGCGGCTTGGACAGGCTGGCTGATGCTCGCCGCGGCGGGAACGGATCCGGGGGCCGCGTTTCTGCTGAAACCGCTCGAGCAGGCGTATCCCGTCTTTGAACCCGGGCGGGCGGGCGTTTCTTATGTCGTCGTGCTCGGCGCAGGGCAAAGCTTTTACAAAAACCACCCCCCGACCTCGGTGATTCATCCGGAGGGGGTCGTGCGCCTCACGGAGGGTGTGCGTCTGTGCCGGGAGCTGACCGATGCGACCCTGGTCCTTTGCGGAGGCGAGACGGGTCCGGGGCCCGCCGAGGCGGAGATGATGAAACGGCTCGCAATCGATCTCGGTGCGGACCCCGGGAGGATTCTCCTCGAGTCGGAGTCGCTGGATACGGACGATCAGGCGCGCCGTCTGGCGCCGATGCTCGGGGGCGAGCGTTTCGCGCTGGTAACCAGCGCCCGTCATCTGCCCCGCGCGGTCATGCTGTGCCGGGCGCAGGGCCTGCGGCCCGTGCCCGCTCCCACCGCCCATATCACGGCCGGAGGCGGCGGTCTGCGCTGGCACGGCTGGGTGCCTTCTTCGGGCGCCCTCCAGAGTTCGGCGGCGGCTCTGCATGAGTATATCGGGCTGGCGTGGGAAACGCTTTGCGCGCAGAGGCTTCGTCGCACCCCGCCGCGAAATCCGTAG